AGAATCATCTGCAGAAACGGCAGCTCGACCTCGAGCGAGTGCTCGAGGGCATGGGCCGACCGGCTCACCGCGACCTGCGGCAGCTCGGCCACTCGATCGGCCAGCTCGGAGTCGACTTCGACCTCACCCAACGGCGTCGAAAAGGCACTCGCTCCGGGCAACCCGAGTCCGCGCAGCGGCTCGCGGTGAGCCGGGCCGAGCACCACCACACGCCGGACCCGATCGACCGAATCGGCCACCGGCGCGAAAGCGGTTCCGGCGATCGGACCGGAATACTCGTAGCCCGCGTGCGGAGCGATGACCGCCTTCGGATCCGAAGCGGCGCCGGCCAGCTCCGACCCCACGTCCAGGTGGGCCCGGACGGTCGCCGCCAGCTCGGCCGGATCGCCCGGATAGAACAACCCGGCCACTGCGGGCTGGCGAACGGGCTGTGGGTCGGCCATGGCGTGCCTCGTGGCTATCCTACCAAGCGGCGCCCCCTCACGGGTCAACCGTGGAAGACCAACCGTGGAGGACCCTGGCACTCGACCAACCTTGCCGCGGTCCGAACTCTTTATCGACGGATTCGACAGTTGCGATGGCGGCGGCCCTCACAACCTTGCTGGCCGTGGCACCGGCCGCAGCGAAGAAGAAGTACAGCAAGGTCAAGGGGCAGGTGGTCACGGTCGAGCAACGGGTGATGACGACCAACGGTGGCGAGCACGACCGCCTGACGATTCGAACCCGCGATGGCGAGCAGATCCGGCTGAATCTGGGCAAGGGTGGCGCCTGCGAAGGCTGCTATCGGGCCGGCGATCAGGTTCGAGCCCGAATCCACTCGACCGGCGAGCCCGGCGCACCGCGAGAGTTCAAGTCGATGGAGATACGGCGCGACGGGAAGTCTTTCGGTCGGACCAACGCCAACGGCGAGATGATACGCAACTCCGGCAAGGGGCGGCCGAGCGCCGGCGACCGGGTGCGCGATCGGGTCCACGAGCCGGGCTCGGCCGGATGTTCCGGTTGTGACTCGGGCCGACACGGTGGAGCGGGTCAAGGGACAGGCGGCGGCAGTCGTGTTCGAGGCGGTAACTAGACACCGCGCTCGATCCAGGCACTCCGAGGGCGGCGCGAGATGCGCCGCCCTCACGGACTTCGGGAACCTCCCCGACCTGACGTGTCTCTAAACTAGAGAGACCCGAACTCCCTCAGAACCGACAACTCCCGAGAAACGCATCGCGGATGCCTCGCCCGAAGAATCGACCAACCATGCCGGGGGCCCTCTTCCACAATCGCCTACCCTACCGGTCCCGCCGCCCGACAGCGGCGCGTACGAGGTCCCCCATTTCGCGTCTTACACGGCGCGTCCCCCCACTGCCTACCCCAGTGGCCCCCGGTGTCGGCTTGGCTTCCCCGCGATGTGAGATCTCGCCCTCCCTTGCCGACGCGGTCTTTCGGGCGAGTTTGAACTAGGATCGCTCCCGTAGCGTGCTGCAATCGACGCGGCCTACGAAGTCCGAAGGGACCGAAGTCGCGCTCGCTCGCACCTGCGCTTCACTCAATGAGGGCGCACTCCAGCCGATTCCGGAGGACTAGAAGCGAGGCGGTGCGGCGCGCAGGCGAGAGCCCGACCAATGCAGGCTGCTCAGCTCGAGCCGGCCTCTGGCGACTCGCGCGCCGTATCGCCGATAACCGGTAGCAGCGTACCTCGGTCGACACCCTTCGCTTCGCTCGAGGGCAAGCGCTGGTCGACCGCTGCGGAGACTCAGCGGCTTCGAAAACCAGTCGGGAGGGGACACGTAGGAAACGTGTCCCCGAGGCGGAGGTCGACCGCGAAAACTGTCGCGCCGATCGGAGCCGTGGCTCGCTACTTGACGCCGACCGCCAACCTGTTGAACGGTTTCGCCAGAACCAGGAACACCAGGCCGCTCACGATTGCAATCGTCGCCACGGTTCCGAAAAGCTGCGGCAGAGGCAGCGCCTCGATATAGCCGGCCACCAGACCCGCGACCAGGTTGCCCAGAGCGGCACCCATGAACCAAGTACCCATCATCTGCGGTGCAGTGGCTGTCAGGCCTGCCGCGTGCCTCTTGCGAGCGAGGCTCGGCGAGCGAGATGAGCGCACCGGTGGCCCACTATCGGCCCAGTGAACAAGAGCCTGGTCGCGCCGGCGCCTGTCCTCTTCTTCCCTAGTTGATGCCCGGAGCGAGCTTCTTGATTGGAATCGAGAAGATCAAGAACAGGAGACCGAACACGGCGACGATCGTGGCAACCGTGCTGAAGAGCTGAGGCATCGGCATCGCCTCGATGTATCCAGCAATCAGGCCGGCGATCAGATTCCCCAGCGCAGCGCCCATGAACCACATCCCCATCATCTGTCCGACGTACCTATCCGGCGACAGCTTGGTGATGCTACTCAGGCCGACCGGACTCAGACAAAGCTCACCGATCGTGTGGAAGAAGTACGTGGCGACCAGCCAGGCCATTGTGATGCCTTTGGAGGGATCTCCGCCGGCGCCCTCGGGAATGTAGTTGGCGGCCCACGCGAGCACGAGAAATCCAACGCCGAGGAGAACCAAGCCCGCGCCGAATTTGACCGGAATGGAGGGATTCCTCTGATCTAGTTTGACCCATAGCATTCCCATTATGGGCGCGAAGATGATGATGAAGGCCGGATTAATGTTCTGCAGCCAACCTGTGGGCATCTCCCAGCCGCCGAAGACCCGGTCGGTGTAGTCCTGACCGAAGAGGTTAAACGAGGAGCCCGCCTGCTCGAAGCCGGACCAGAACATCGCGGCTCCCAGGAAGAGCAGGAAAATGAAAAACACCCTCTTCCTCTCAGAACCGTCATGACATCCGAACAGGATCATGTAGGCAAAATAAAGCACCGAGACGATCAGAACCAAGAGCCCAGTGGCTTGAGCGAAACCGACCAGTGTTAGAGCAAAATAGCTACTCCGGACTAAGTACACGCCCACCACCACGATCACCACAAGGGCCGCGATCGCGGAATAGAACAACCGCCAGGAATTGCCTTGCGACTCTGCGGTTGCGGCTTCTCCCTTGAGCTCGCCGGCACCGGTCAGATGACGGCGACCCAGAATGTACTGAATCACGCCCAGGGTCATGCCGATCCCGGCAACGCTGAAACCCAAGTGCCAGTTCACCTGCTCTCCCAACCACGAGCACACCGTGGGACCCAGCACCGCGCCGACGTTGATTCCCATGTAGAAAATCGAGAAACCGGCATCCCGACGCGCGGGCGTGTCCTTCTGGTAGAGATCGCCCACGATGGCGCTCACGTTCGGCTTGAGAAGGCCGGTACCGACGACAACCAGGAAGAGGCCGAGGTAGAACGACCAGTACTCGGTTCCGGAAAGGACGTAGGGTAACGCCAGAACGTAGTGCCCCGCAGCGATTACGACCCCTCCCATCAGAACGGCCCTTCTTTGCCCGACCAGCCGATCCGCGACCCACCCACCTGGAAGGGCCAGGGCATACACGCCGAAGGTGTACAGACCGTAGATTGCTGCGCCGGTCTGGACGTCCATCCCGAGACCGCCACGAACCAGGTCGGTCATATACAACAAAAGAAGAGCGCGCATGCCGTAGTAGCTGGCGCGCTCCCACATCTCGGTGAAGAAAAGGGTCGAAAGACCTCGCGGGTGTCCGAACCACTGCTTTTGGGATGCGGCGCTGACTTCAGGTTGACTCATACAGGACTCCCCGGTTGTTTCTCAATCGCGCCGCTAGGATATTCGGGAACGTCAGTCTCGGCAAGGCGAGGGACCGGGCAGCGCTCACTCTTCAAAGTTCGAATCGAGTAAACGGCTGAGATCCTGAACCACCGATTCGTACTCCGGAAGCTCGGCTAGATTCAGGTACTCGTCGGGGTCGGCCGAATGATCGTAGAGCTCGACGCCCTCTCCGCCACCGTTCCACTCTGTGTAACGCCATCGCCCGGTGCGCACGGACTCGCCCTTGATGCTGCCGTGGGAGGCCTGGCTGAAAGCGGCGCGAGACCAATCGCGCAGCGGCTCCTCGAGTAGCGGCACAAGGCTTCGTCCTTGTAGATGGCTTGGAGGTTTCAGGCGTGCCAGGGCGACCAGGGTCGGGTAGATGTCCAGCAGCTCCACCAAGCGAGACGATTTCTTGCGCTTGCGCTCCATCTTCGGCGCGTGAACCAGCAGCGGTACGCGGACCGACTGTTCGAACAGCGTGTCTTTTCCCCACCAATCGTGCTCACCCAGATGGAACCCATGATCGGAAGTCAGCACGACAACGGTGTTGTTCCAACCCTCGACCCGATCGAGGACATCAAGGATCAAACCCAACTGCCGGTCTGTGAACGAAACGGCGGCATAGTAGGCTCGCAACAGCTCGCGGCGATCGCGCCGCGTTATCCTGGGCCAGAGTCCCAGGGCGGCTGGAAGCTCCTTGGAACGTTCGCCCGGTGGGTCGTGGAGTCTCAGCCGGCCTAGTCTATAGCGCCGGTAGTGTCGCTTCGGGACCACAAAAGGGGGATGGGGCTTCTGGAATCCCACAGCCAGGAAGAAGGGCTCCCCCGCCGCGTACAGGTTCTCGAGCGTCGCCACGGCTGAGGCCGCGACGCGGCCATCGGCAAAATCTCTGTCTTTGCCCTTCGCCGCTACCCAACTGGCCCACGGGATCTCGCCGCCGGTGACGTTCCGACCCTTGCCCTCTTTGGCCTCGCGTTTGCCGTGAGGGCGATGAAAGATGTCCCAGGACTGCGCGTCATGCCAGGATTCACCGCCGGAGTCGTGGAAGTTCTTGCCGATGCCGACGGTGACGTACCCCCGGCGGCGAAAGAACTGCGGCAACGTGACCACTTCCGGAAGAAGCGTGCGAAAGTAAACCTCGTTGTTCAGAACGCCCGTCGAGTCGGGTCGCAGGCCGGTCAACATCGAGGTCCGGCTGCCGTTACAAGCGGGAAACTGACTGTAGGCGCGATCGAAGCGAACTGTCCGGTGCGCCAGGCGCTCGAGGTTAGGTGCCACCACCTGATCGTTTCCATAGGCGCCAAACTGAGTCGCCAGATCGTCGATCGTAATGAGAACGACGTTGGGCCGCTTCGGAACGGCGGAGGCACTCGCGGCATCTACGCCCATCAAGAGCAGAACAAGAACCGCCAGCCTCATGCCACCCACACCGTCTTGATGTTGACGAACTCGTAGATGCCGAAACTGCCGAGCTCGCGGCCGTAGCCGGAGTCCTTGATGCCGCCGAACGGCAACCTCGGATCGCTGCGAACGAAAGCGTTGACGAAACAGGAGCCCGCGTCGAGGCGCCGCCTGGCGATATCGGTGCCGCGCTCGACATCTCGGGTGAAGACCGCGGCCCCGAGGCCGAAGCCGGTGTCGTTGGCCACTCGAATCGCCTCCTCGTCATCGGCAACCGGCAGGATCGCCGCCACCGGACCAAAGAGCTCGTCTTCGTAGGCGGGCATGCCCGGGGCCACGTCGGTCAACACCGTCACCGGATAGAAGGCGCCCTCGCCGTCGGGAAGCTCGCCGCCCAGCAGGCATCGCGCGCCCCTGTCGACACTCGCGAGCACCTGTTGGTGAAGCTCGTCACGCAGGTCGGCGCGGGCCATCGGTCCGACATCGGTCTCTTCCGAGAGCGGGTCGCCGACGACCTTGCCCCGGAGCACCTCGATTGTGCGCCTCTCGAATTCCTCGCGCCGATCCGCGGTGACAATCCAGCGCTTGGCGGCAATGCAGCTCTGCCCGGTGTTGAGCAACCGGCCGGCAACACAAGCCTCGACGGCGATATCGAGGTCGGCGTCGGAGAGCACAACATACGGGTCGCTGCCCCCCAATTCGAGCACGGTCTTCTTGAGACACTCGCCGGCCTTGGCGGCCACTGCGCGACCGGCGGGAGTGCTGCCGGTCAGCGTGACGGCCGACACCCGCGGATCTTCGATCAAACCGGCCACGGCTCGGCTCCCCACCAGTAGCGTCTGAAACGCGCCCTCCGGAAATCCCGCTTCGACGAAGATCTCTTCGATCGCCACCGCGCAGCCGGGCACGTTCGAAGCATGCTTGAGCAGTCCGACGTTGCCGGCCATGAGATTGGGGGCCGCGAAACGAAACACCTGCCAGAAGGGGAAGTTCCAGGGCATAACGGCGAGCACCGGCCCGATCGGCTCGAAGGCGACAAAGCTCTTGCTGGCGTCGGTCTCAATCTCCCGCGCCCTCAGCAGAGACTCCGCCTCATCGGCGTAGTACCGGCAGACCCACGCCGACTTCTCCGCCTCCGCCCTGCCTTCTCTCACCGGTTTGCCCATCTCCAGGGCCATCAGCTCGGCGTATTGGATCTTGCGGTCCTCGAGAATCCCCGCAGCCAGGCACAGGAGGTCCGCTCTTTCGGCGATCGACCTCGACGCCCAGGCGGGCGCTTCCTCGGCGGCTTTCGCCAGGGCCCTTTCGACCTCCGGTTCTCGATATGCCGGGTACACGGCGGTCAACTCTCCGGTGGCGGGATTGAAGGTCTCGATGGTCATGGCAAAACTCTAGCTCATTCCCCCGATCTTGACCCGCCGCGGGAGCACCGGTATTCTCCCCTTCCCCTGATCCGTCCGCGCGGATCGACACCAACCGCCGTCGGGGCGTAGCTCAGCCTGGTAGAGTGCACGGTTCGGGGCCGTGAGGTCGGAGGTTCAAACCCTCTCGCCCCGACCATTTTTCCCGCAAGATAGCCCACTTGGGGCCGCTGGGACTTAAGATAGAATCACGCGGCCTTCTCGGCCATCTAGATTCGTTTCGTCCTCCAAGGGGGTGCATATGGCTATCCGAACGCTAGCCGATCTTCTCTTCGTCATCGAGTCGTATGACAAGTCCGACTGCCTGATGCATAAGGTCGACGGTCGCTATAGATCCATCTCCTCGCGCGCGCTCGTGGATAGGGTCCAGACGGTCGCCGCGAGCCTGGTCCAGTTCGGCGTCGAGCCTGGGGACCGCGTCGCTTTGATGGCCGAGAACGGGCCCCACTGGCCGACGGTGGATTTCGCGGCGCTGGGCGTCGGGGCGGTCCTGGTTCCGGTCTACCCGACCTTGACATCCGACCAGGCCGCCTACGTGGTCAACGACTGCGGTGCAGAGATCGCTCTGATCCAGGGCCGGGAGCGTCTGGACGGGCTGCTGGAAATCAGGGACGACATGCCCGCGATCAAGAACTTCGTGTTGATCGAAGGCGAGCCGCCGAGCGATGCCATCAAGACTCTGGACAGCCTGACACGCGATTCCGCTCCCATGCCCCTGGAGGAGCTCAAGGAGCGAGCCTCGAGAATCAAGCCCGAAGACCTAGCGACCTTCATCTACACCAGCGGCACCACCGGCAATCCGAAGGGCGTGATGCTAACCCACGAGAACATCGCTTCCAACGTCGAGGCGTGCCTCACTTGCCTCGACATCGAGCCCCACCAGACGGCGCTCTCGTTTCTGCCGTTGTCGCACTCGTTCGAGCGTACGATCGACTACATCTACTTTCGCCAGGGCGTCACGGTCGCGTACGCCGAATCGGTTCAAACCGTGGCCCAGAACTTCGGCGAAGTCCGGCCTCATGTGTTCGTTTCGGTGCCGCGGGTGTACGAGAAAGTCCTCGCCAGAGTGCGAGAGAACGTCTCGAAGAGCTCGCCTCTCAAAAGGAAGATCTTCAGCTGGGCGGTGAGCGTGGCCAAGAAAGCTCTGCCCTACCGCCTCACCCGCAAGACGCCGCCGGGATTTCTCGGCTTCAAGCTCAAGCTCGCCGACAAACTCGTCTTTGGCAAGATCAAGGAGCGCCTCGGCGGCCGTTTCGAGGTCGCCACCTCGGGTGGGGCGCCGCTGGCGAGGGACGTCGCCGAGTTCTTCTGGGGAGCCGGCATCGAGATCTACGAGGGTTACGGCCTGTCGGAGACGTCGCCCGTCCTGACCGTCAACCGGCCCGGGTTCGTCAAGATGGGCACAGTCGGTAGAGCGATCCCCGGAGTCACGCTCAAGATTGCCGACGACGGCGAGATTCTCGCCAAGGGCCCCAACATCATGAAGGGCTACCACAACCTCGCCGAGAAGACGGCCGAGGCGATCGATGCGGAGGGATGGTTTCACACCGGCGATATCGGCGAGATCGACGAGGAGGGCTTCCTGAGGATCACCGACCGCAAGAAGGAGATCATCGTCAACGCCTACGGAAAGAACGTAGCGCCGGCCCCGATCGAAGGCCAGCTCAAGGCCAGCCAGTACATCGAACAGGCGGTCGTCATCGGTGACCGGCGCAAGTTCCTGTCTGCGCTCCTAGTGCCCGATTTCGCCACGCTCGAAGTCTGGGCCGGCAATCAGGGCCTCGGCACGGACGATCGCGCCGCACTGCTGGCGGACTCAAAGGTCCAGGAGCTCTTCGCGGGTGAAGTCCGGAATGCCAACAAGGAGTTGGCCAAATACGAGCGGATTCACGCGTGGGAGCTTCTGTCGCACGAGTTCACCATCGAAAGCGGAGAGCTCACTCCGACCCAGAAGATCAAGCGTCGCGTCATCAACCAGAAATACGGCGAAGTCATAGAACAGGTCTATCGCGACGCCGAGGCCGAGCGCTCGGCCTGAGTACCAAAGCCCGAACGCGCTGAGGCGGCCGGGCGGATCGGGGAGGAATTCACAGTGGGTACGGCATTCCGTCTCGAGATAACCGAGAGCGGTCTCGCGACCGTAGTCTTCGACCTTCCGGACAAGAGGGCCAACGTCTTCACCCGCGAGGCCATGGAAGAGCTCGCCTTGCTTGTCGACGAGCTATCGGGTCGAAGTGAGGTCAGGTGCGCGATTCTGGCCTCGGCGAAAGAGCGGATCTTCATCGCCGGGGCCGATGTCGACGCGATTGCCGGCGTGACCGATCCGGCCGAGGCCGAGCAGGGCTCGCGCCAAGGTCAGGAGCTCTTCGATCGCTGGCAGGCCCTGCCGTTCCCAACGATCGCCGCCGTGCGCGGAACCTGCATGGGCGGCGGGACCGAGATCTCACTTTCGTGCGACTACATCCTGATCAGCGATCGGGAAGACATTCGAATCGGCCTTCCCGAGACCAAGCTGGGAATCGTGCCCGGATGGGGCGGCTGCACCAAGCTGCCGCGCAAGGTCGGCCTCACCGCCGCTCTCGACATCATTCTGGCCGGCAAGGCGGTTCGCCCCGGGAAAGCCTTCAAGATCGGATTGGCCGACGCGCTGATTCCGGACGCCAGCTTCCCACGCGAGGTGCGCAGGTTCGCGGAAGGTGTCATCGCTGGCAAGAAACCGAAATCCCGCGGCTCGAGCCTGCGAGCGAGACTGCTCGAGAAGAACCCACTCGGCCGCAAGATCGTCTTCGACCAGGCACGCAAGCAGGTGATGAAGACCACTCGCGGCCACTACCCCGCACCGCTGCGCGCGCTCGAAGTCGTCAAGACGTCGCTCTCGGACGGACACCAGGCCGGGCTCGAAGCCGAGGCGCGGGCGATCGGCGAGCTCGCCGTCTCGCCAACCGCCAAGAACCTGATCCACCTCTTTCACATGATGGAAGCCGCCAAGAGCGGCGGCCTCGCCGAGGGCGGCAAGCCCATTCAAATCGAGTCGACCGCCGTTCTCGGTGCCGGCGTGATGGGTGGAGGAATCGCCCAGATCCTCGCCGACAAGCTCTCGCTCCCGGTCCGCATGAAGGACATCAGCCACGACGCCCTGGCCAAGGGTGTGCAGCATGCCGCGGGCCTTTTCCGGAAACAGGTCAAGCGCAGGTGGCTCAAGCGCCCCGGAGCGGAACGCAGGCTGGCGCTCATCCGCTCCAGCCTGGACTATTCCGGTTTCAGCGAGGTCGACCTGGTCATCGAGGCGATCGTCGAGAGACTCGACGTCAAACAGAAGGTCTTCGCCGAGCTCGCGTCGATGGTCCCGGAGCACTGCGTCCTGGCCAGCA
Above is a window of bacterium DNA encoding:
- a CDS encoding peptide MFS transporter — translated: MSQPEVSAASQKQWFGHPRGLSTLFFTEMWERASYYGMRALLLLYMTDLVRGGLGMDVQTGAAIYGLYTFGVYALALPGGWVADRLVGQRRAVLMGGVVIAAGHYVLALPYVLSGTEYWSFYLGLFLVVVGTGLLKPNVSAIVGDLYQKDTPARRDAGFSIFYMGINVGAVLGPTVCSWLGEQVNWHLGFSVAGIGMTLGVIQYILGRRHLTGAGELKGEAATAESQGNSWRLFYSAIAALVVIVVVGVYLVRSSYFALTLVGFAQATGLLVLIVSVLYFAYMILFGCHDGSERKRVFFIFLLFLGAAMFWSGFEQAGSSFNLFGQDYTDRVFGGWEMPTGWLQNINPAFIIIFAPIMGMLWVKLDQRNPSIPVKFGAGLVLLGVGFLVLAWAANYIPEGAGGDPSKGITMAWLVATYFFHTIGELCLSPVGLSSITKLSPDRYVGQMMGMWFMGAALGNLIAGLIAGYIEAMPMPQLFSTVATIVAVFGLLFLIFSIPIKKLAPGIN
- the amrB gene encoding AmmeMemoRadiSam system protein B — translated: MADPQPVRQPAVAGLFYPGDPAELAATVRAHLDVGSELAGAASDPKAVIAPHAGYEYSGPIAGTAFAPVADSVDRVRRVVVLGPAHREPLRGLGLPGASAFSTPLGEVEVDSELADRVAELPQVAVSRSAHALEHSLEVELPFLQMILDDFTVLPLVVGDARPEEVAEVLDTVWGGEETRIVVSSDLSHYLSYVDAVAADRATAERVLSLEPTVGPCDACGAHCVNGLLASARRRGMRCDLLDLRNSGDTAGDRSRVVGYAAFAFYEN
- a CDS encoding long-chain fatty acid--CoA ligase, with amino-acid sequence MAIRTLADLLFVIESYDKSDCLMHKVDGRYRSISSRALVDRVQTVAASLVQFGVEPGDRVALMAENGPHWPTVDFAALGVGAVLVPVYPTLTSDQAAYVVNDCGAEIALIQGRERLDGLLEIRDDMPAIKNFVLIEGEPPSDAIKTLDSLTRDSAPMPLEELKERASRIKPEDLATFIYTSGTTGNPKGVMLTHENIASNVEACLTCLDIEPHQTALSFLPLSHSFERTIDYIYFRQGVTVAYAESVQTVAQNFGEVRPHVFVSVPRVYEKVLARVRENVSKSSPLKRKIFSWAVSVAKKALPYRLTRKTPPGFLGFKLKLADKLVFGKIKERLGGRFEVATSGGAPLARDVAEFFWGAGIEIYEGYGLSETSPVLTVNRPGFVKMGTVGRAIPGVTLKIADDGEILAKGPNIMKGYHNLAEKTAEAIDAEGWFHTGDIGEIDEEGFLRITDRKKEIIVNAYGKNVAPAPIEGQLKASQYIEQAVVIGDRRKFLSALLVPDFATLEVWAGNQGLGTDDRAALLADSKVQELFAGEVRNANKELAKYERIHAWELLSHEFTIESGELTPTQKIKRRVINQKYGEVIEQVYRDAEAERSA
- a CDS encoding NAD-dependent succinate-semialdehyde dehydrogenase, encoding MTIETFNPATGELTAVYPAYREPEVERALAKAAEEAPAWASRSIAERADLLCLAAGILEDRKIQYAELMALEMGKPVREGRAEAEKSAWVCRYYADEAESLLRAREIETDASKSFVAFEPIGPVLAVMPWNFPFWQVFRFAAPNLMAGNVGLLKHASNVPGCAVAIEEIFVEAGFPEGAFQTLLVGSRAVAGLIEDPRVSAVTLTGSTPAGRAVAAKAGECLKKTVLELGGSDPYVVLSDADLDIAVEACVAGRLLNTGQSCIAAKRWIVTADRREEFERRTIEVLRGKVVGDPLSEETDVGPMARADLRDELHQQVLASVDRGARCLLGGELPDGEGAFYPVTVLTDVAPGMPAYEDELFGPVAAILPVADDEEAIRVANDTGFGLGAAVFTRDVERGTDIARRRLDAGSCFVNAFVRSDPRLPFGGIKDSGYGRELGSFGIYEFVNIKTVWVA
- a CDS encoding sulfatase, with translation MRLAVLVLLLMGVDAASASAVPKRPNVVLITIDDLATQFGAYGNDQVVAPNLERLAHRTVRFDRAYSQFPACNGSRTSMLTGLRPDSTGVLNNEVYFRTLLPEVVTLPQFFRRRGYVTVGIGKNFHDSGGESWHDAQSWDIFHRPHGKREAKEGKGRNVTGGEIPWASWVAAKGKDRDFADGRVAASAVATLENLYAAGEPFFLAVGFQKPHPPFVVPKRHYRRYRLGRLRLHDPPGERSKELPAALGLWPRITRRDRRELLRAYYAAVSFTDRQLGLILDVLDRVEGWNNTVVVLTSDHGFHLGEHDWWGKDTLFEQSVRVPLLVHAPKMERKRKKSSRLVELLDIYPTLVALARLKPPSHLQGRSLVPLLEEPLRDWSRAAFSQASHGSIKGESVRTGRWRYTEWNGGGEGVELYDHSADPDEYLNLAELPEYESVVQDLSRLLDSNFEE
- a CDS encoding peptide MFS transporter, whose amino-acid sequence is MMGTWFMGAALGNLVAGLVAGYIEALPLPQLFGTVATIAIVSGLVFLVLAKPFNRLAVGVK
- a CDS encoding fatty oxidation complex subunit alpha — translated: MGTAFRLEITESGLATVVFDLPDKRANVFTREAMEELALLVDELSGRSEVRCAILASAKERIFIAGADVDAIAGVTDPAEAEQGSRQGQELFDRWQALPFPTIAAVRGTCMGGGTEISLSCDYILISDREDIRIGLPETKLGIVPGWGGCTKLPRKVGLTAALDIILAGKAVRPGKAFKIGLADALIPDASFPREVRRFAEGVIAGKKPKSRGSSLRARLLEKNPLGRKIVFDQARKQVMKTTRGHYPAPLRALEVVKTSLSDGHQAGLEAEARAIGELAVSPTAKNLIHLFHMMEAAKSGGLAEGGKPIQIESTAVLGAGVMGGGIAQILADKLSLPVRMKDISHDALAKGVQHAAGLFRKQVKRRWLKRPGAERRLALIRSSLDYSGFSEVDLVIEAIVERLDVKQKVFAELASMVPEHCVLASNTSSLSIDLIARDTPNPQRVVGMHFFNPVHRMPLVEVVVGEKTSATAINTIVEVSRKLGKTPIVVKSGPGFLVNRLLAFTMAEAMWLLDEGHRMEDLDEAASSWGMPMGPCALTDEVGLDTAVHVSHIMSEAYPERLTYPGWMDKMVEDGRLGAKAQKGFYLYKKGRRTRPDPAVYELLGITSKIDDPNAGRMSERLMLPMVNEAARCLEEQIVRSAADLDLAMIFGTGFPPFRGGLCRWADAQGLDKLAAEMERWATELGDRFQPGDAYRRVVEAGGFYEKYG